ATACACATCTTTAAATAATTAGGCATGTAAACAAAACTATTTCATTCTACACTCTGCAATGAATTCTACATTCATTTAGCAAAAAAATTCACCCAAAGAGTCCAAATCTGAGGTGACAGACATTTATTATTCAGGTAAATTATTGCAGAAATACATTCTTTAAACAAACATgtgctgtcagaggaaaacaaggcTTCAGTCCAGCTTCCTGAATAAAGACACAGATGTTCACTGAGTCCAACTCAAACAAATCGAAGCGTCTCTTCGACTCAGACATTATTGATCGAGCTGAATCTGAGAACACTGTTCTCCAACAATCAAACACATCCGAGCAACCGTGATTGTATTTAActtcctgaagcagcagcaacacacacacacacaagcattggTGGTGTAAAAGTGGCAGATTTATATTTTTCTGCTTATTTCAGCTCTTTTTATGTGCTAAACTAATGTCACTTGACTCTAAAGTGTACCTGTTTTCTATTAAAGGAACagtcgctctgtgtgtgtgtgtgtgtgtgtgtgtgtgtgtgtgtgcgtgtgtgtgtgtgttcgtgttctCATGACTCTACACTAAAACTTCTACAGGAACCACTTCATGGTGGGAGAAACCCGGAGCGGTGAGATGAGAGGAGTCTTCCTGCCTGTTGGACAGTGGAGGATTTTCACCTCTGGTGTTTCTTCCTTCAGTATTTTACAGGTGTTGcattccagctgctgcagttgtgtttgtttggttgtgttgTCGGCCCTTAGTGAGACTGTGGTTTACCTACGGGTTATTGCCAGTTGTCTTGTGCCTCAGGAatcattcatttaaattccCTTCTCTAAAAAAGTGACGGTGCTTGTGTTATTTGTATGGTTATGTATTAaagagttgttgtttttgtccactTCTGAtgattttatgtttattttattagtcTCAAGCTGTGTTGATGTTTTGGGGAACTGAATAATCTCTGAggtattttaatgtattttaattcatttttagcTCTTCTAATGCATGTATTTTTATGAATCTCTCTGCTAATCACATTATGTTTGATTATTTTGCGTGTTGAGTTGTTCTTGGGTAAATTTTTAATGGATAGTTGCATTACAGTTCTTAACTTTCAATTCTTTGCATCAGATTTTCTCATTCCAgctctttctttcatttgttttcttgtaatatcttttttttaatgatctgtgACGAAGCTAAAGCTGAAGGCACGGCCGCCCGGAGGGCGGCCACATGGCCGAACATCCTCTCCATCCGTCCTGTGGAAACCAGTGCAAATTAGAAGCGGGGGATACGATGCTGGTCGTCATGGCGACGGCAGCGGGACCAGCACGTCCACGTAGCTGACGGGCAGCAGGCCCGAGCGGCCGCCCAGCTCGCCCCGGAACCAGTTGTCGTCGACGCGGCGGGAGAGCGCGATGACGTCGCCCTGGCCGAAGCTCAGCTCGCCGtctctgctgggctggaagGAGAAGAGCGCCCGGCAGCAGGGCCGGTCCGGGGGCGgcccgccaccgccgccgccgccgccgccgccgccgccgcctgagGAGGCACCGCCAGCATTTATCTCATCGGTTCattcaacaacagaaaaattgtgatgaaaacacaaaatacacaaatcaacatgataaaaacaaacaaagcaaaaaaaactgttgactttcatttcacaaaatttctaaaaaatcaaaattattattagtttgtaaaaacaaacgattgaaaatgaatatttcaatatttgCTGCTGAAAATCATGGCAGTAGACAAATATACAAAACAATCcatcaataaataaattctcTTACTGTGACCGAGGCTGGAACTGTACGGTAGCActgtctgctgctccactgtcaacacacacacacacacacacacacacacacacacacacacacacacacacacacacacagagagtctACAATCAGAACAAAGGAGGATTAAAAGTCGTCTCTGAGTTGATTTGAGTGTTTTGAGTCTAATGAAGTTGAAATGGGCTCCCTCACACTCTGCTGGGTTCCCCGTTACTCTGAGGATTCACACtcttcaaaggtcaaaggtcatctatTTCTCCGAGGGAAATATTTGAATAGATAAGAATAGACTAGAGTGGATTAGATGAGACTAGATTAAAGTAGATTAGGTTAATTGAGAGTAGATTGAGTGGATGAGAGTGTAGGACAGTGGAGGTGAGCAGAGTGCGGCcctgggggcggggcagagTTCAGAcctgggggcggggcagagTGTGGACCTGGGGGCGGGGTAGAGTTCAGACCTGGGGGCAGGGCAGAGTGTGGACCTGGTGGCGGGGCAGAGTTCAGAcctgggggcggggcagagTTCAGACCTGGGGGCGAGGCAGAGTTCAGAcctgggggcggggcagagTTCAGAcctgggggcggggcagagTTCAGAcctgggggcggggcagagTTCAGACCTGGGGGCGAGGCAGAGTTCAGAcctgggggcggggcagagTTCAGAcctgggggcggggcagagTTCAGACCTGGGGGCGGAGCAGAGTTCAGAcctgggggcggggcagagTTCAGACCTGGGGGCGGAGCAGAGTTCAGAcctgggggcggggcagagTTCAGAcctgggggcggggcagagTTCAGACCTGGGGGCAGGGCAGAGTGTGGAcctgggggcggggcagagTTCAGAcctgggggcggggcagagTTCAGAcctgggggcggggcagagTGTGGAcctgggggcggggcagagTTCAGAcctgggggcggggcagagTTCAGACCTGGGGGCGAGGCAGAGTTCAGAcctgggggcggggcagagTTCAGAcctgggggcggggcagagTGTGGCcctgggggcggggcagagTTCAGAcctgggggcggggcagagTGTGGCcctgggggcggggcagagTTCAGAcctgggggcggggcagagTTCAGACCTGGGGGCGGGGCAGCGGTGATCGTCGGCTGGTGGTAGAAGGAGATGCTGCCGCTGTGGTCGCTTCGCACTCGGATCTTTTTAGGCCTGAAGCGCCGCTCCGGTCTGTTACTGGCAGCAGTCagcctgccacacacacacacacacacacacacacacacacacgttgtggACAGAGTGTTTTCAGGGCGGAGCTCAGACGTGACCGGCGCTCACCTGGTCTGCAggtcctgctgcaggctgagcagGATGCCCTGGGAGCTGCGGTGGAAGTTGAGCAGCGCGGCGATCAGAGCCGCCAGGTGCCGGATCTgatccagctgcaggaggaggaagcagaggaggcggCTGAGACCGGCTGAGACCGGCTGAGACCGGCTGAGACCGGCTGAGCCCAGAGGAACGTTCCGTCTGGGAGGGTTCCTCTGAGGACTCCGGGGTTCGTTCTCACGTcgtggtgcagcagcaggaacatgcTCCGCTCTGCCAGCTCCTTGGAGCTCAGGAACTTCTCCCCGGCCTGCTGGACCTCCTCCGCAGGAAGtcgctcccgccgccgccgcttgtAGTCGAAATCCAGCCGCCGACCGTTGACCTTCTTCAGCTGAAACTGaccggagacacacacactcatcagagacacacacacacacacacacacacacacacactcatcagagacagagacactcatccctctgctgacagtgactccctgctgccccctgctgctctcaggcagcagctgcagctttaagactcaacatggaaacaaactgaacaaacgACTTTCAATAGTTTTGACCCCAGTTTGACCTTTCAgttcatgtgatttaaaaatacaAGAAACCAGTGTTCACATCTGAtgcccctctcccccctcctcctcctcctcttcctcacc
Above is a window of Salarias fasciatus chromosome 7, fSalaFa1.1, whole genome shotgun sequence DNA encoding:
- the sh3gl3b gene encoding endophilin-A3b, whose protein sequence is MSVSGMKKQLHKASQLLNERLMGAEGTRLDEDFLQMEKSVAVIQALLSELLARTTEFLQPNPAYRAKLSMLSTVSRLRGQGRGSGYPQTEGMLGDAMVRYGQQLGGASEFGGALLQVGGALQEVSRARELLDADVTRGFLDPLQEMERAELKDIRFQLKKVNGRRLDFDYKRRRRERLPAEEVQQAGEKFLSSKELAERSMFLLLHHDLDQIRHLAALIAALLNFHRSSQGILLSLQQDLQTRLTAASNRPERRFRPKKIRVRSDHSGSISFYHQPTITAAPPPVEQQTVLPYSSSLGHSGGGGGGGGGGGGPPPDRPCCRALFSFQPSRDGELSFGQGDVIALSRRVDDNWFRGELGGRSGLLPVSYVDVLVPLPSP